A part of Spirochaetae bacterium HGW-Spirochaetae-1 genomic DNA contains:
- a CDS encoding DedA family protein, which yields MIHFYSSSGYFAVFGVLLLCGFGFPVPEDISIIAGGVISGLGYTNVHVMLLVSFAGVIVGDMIVYNMGRFFGEKIFNHNIGRKLLEQGWYDKILKSFNRNGKMVLFAARFMPGLRTPIFLTAGITKFVGFPTFIIIDGFAALISVPLWNYLGYYSASNRDLLLSWIKNTKIAIFVILFALVIFYLLMKVFRKKFVKLNLLKEE from the coding sequence ATGATACATTTCTATTCCTCTTCGGGGTATTTTGCCGTGTTCGGCGTTCTTCTTCTCTGCGGTTTCGGGTTTCCCGTTCCCGAGGATATCTCCATCATCGCCGGCGGTGTCATCTCGGGTCTCGGCTATACAAATGTTCACGTGATGTTGCTGGTATCCTTTGCGGGCGTCATTGTGGGGGATATGATCGTATATAACATGGGGCGTTTTTTTGGTGAGAAGATATTCAATCACAATATCGGCAGGAAGTTGCTTGAACAGGGGTGGTATGATAAAATCCTGAAGAGTTTCAATCGAAATGGTAAAATGGTCCTTTTCGCAGCCCGGTTTATGCCGGGGCTTCGTACGCCAATTTTTCTTACGGCGGGTATAACCAAATTTGTTGGTTTCCCCACATTTATTATAATTGATGGGTTTGCGGCACTCATAAGTGTTCCCCTGTGGAATTACCTCGGCTATTACAGTGCCAGTAACAGGGATCTTCTCCTGAGCTGGATAAAGAATACAAAAATTGCAATTTTTGTAATTCTGTTTGCCCTTGTTATCTTTTACCTGTTGATGAAGGTTTTTCGGAAAAAATTTGTCAAATTGAACCTGCTCAAGGAAGAATGA